The following are encoded together in the Xanthomonas sacchari genome:
- a CDS encoding amino acid adenylation domain-containing protein: MTDNAAALEALKQTIIQNRMKQRIALHAEESRKQGIPRADRSQPLPLSWAQQRLWFLDQLDHAAGAAYHLQAALRLIGHLDQAALRSTLDRIVARHESLRTVFVSADGEPRQTIVAADAGFALVEQDWRALDPVAQRAALDALLATEAHAPFDLRNGPLYRGHLLSLSENEHVLLVTQHHIISDGWSTAVLIREVGALYSAFCRGEPDPLPPLPIQYADYAAWQRQWLKGEVLQRQLDFWTGHLRGAPALLELPTDRPRPASQTYVGDGIDLSLTAELSTGLRALSQRHGTTLFMTLLAAWSILLARLSGQHDIVIGSPVANRARAEIEPLVGFFVNTLALRVDLQADPSVAALLAQVRSTTLEAYAHQDLPFEQVVEALQPERNLSYSPVFQVLLSMNNAVGEEALQLPGLTAKKVEMAHGSAHFDLDLSFIDSGKGLTGKLIYSTSLFDHETICRFNAYLVAILNAMVADDTQPVSRLPLLSPAERSQVLHGFNATQAAYPQQALIHGLFAAQAARQPDAPAVECDGQVLSYGELNRRANRLAHRLIGLGVRPDERVALCTERSVDLVVGVLGILKAGGAYVPLDPAYPAERLAYMLADSAPMAVVTQAALHAQLPMLASAAAPVLVLEDLAHDAATAAHDPVVPGLHARHLAYVIYTSGSTGQPKGVMVEHCSAVNFWQVMTRTTHRQCPANARVALNAAFSFDMSLKGLLQLLSGHCLVLIPQALRANAAALVGFLEQQRIDAVDSTPSQLEAWLAAGLLAPGARRPRSVLLGGEAIGPHLWERLRASTQVGFHNMYGPTECTVDATIEDVAASTGGPAIGKPIANARIYLLDAQGQPVPIGVAGEIHIGGVGVARGYLHRPELTAQRFLDDPFAQEAGARMYRTGDLGRWRADGTLEYLGRNDFQVKVRGFRIELGEIEARLVACAGVREAVVLAREDVPGDQRLVAYLVAEVGVELSAAALRETLAQALPEYMVPNAFVTLEALPLTPNGKLDRKALPVPGQAAVASRAYEAPVGEVEQTIATIWQELLGLEQVGRQDNFFELGGHSLLVIGLIEQLRQRGLSADVRSVFMAPTLGALAEQIVLAASALPRATVPPNRITTATVAITPDLLPLASLTQAEIDRLVESVPGGVANVQDIYPLAPLQEGILFHHLLEHDNGGDTYLLCTMVAFDGRARLDAFLDALQQVIDRHDILRSAVHWEELAKPMQVVQRRAVLPVHELTLSADAPAQAQLLAQTDPRRMRLDLRQAPILAAYVARDPATGDWLLALLNHHIVCDHIAQDLILSEIQAVLQGQQATLPAPMPYRDFIARALAMSEAEHEAYFRAELGDVDEPTAPFGVLDVQAENAGELDEARQRLDETLAQRIRETARQQGVTPAVLFHLAWARVLAQCCGRDDVVFGTVLSGRLQETEGAEQVVGMFINTLPIRLPLAGLGVAEAVQDTYRRLGALLPHEQTPLALAQRCSGVQSPAPLFTSLLNYRHSHEVSEPDEVAAKVSAWEGVWVVDGFARTNYPLTVSVDDLGQGFGLAIWSVPGIDSARVLGYVERAIAALVQALAEDPQRSLTQLGVLSPEERELVVYDFNATQADYPHDQPIHVLFEAQAMRQPQAVALDGAGELVSYDALNRRANRVAQRLIALGVRPDDRIALCMERSVGMVVALLGILKAGCAYVPLDPSYPAERLSYLLADIAPAAILVQSALRERLPSTAAHASVLVLDEIEAAPLPAAVPDPIVPCLTSRHLAYVLYTSGSTGQPKGVMVEHRSVVRLAVNASYAPLSPDDCVAHCANPAFDASTWEIWGGLLNGARLLVVAQEDVLDPQALNRVLVEGKASALWMTAGLFNEYVNVLGLAFAGLKYLLVGGDVLDPRSVARVLNGALPPRHLLNGYGPTEATTFATTFEIATLPDAARTIPIGRPIANTRVYVLGPHGDPLPVGVAGEIHVGGPGVARGYLNQPELTAQRFLADPFATDPEARMYRTGDLGRWLPDGTLDYLGRNDLQVKIRGLRIELGEIEARLVACDGVAKAVVIAREDAGGDKRLLAYVVPQVGAEVTAAALRASLSRLLPEYMVPSAFVTLEALPLTPNGKLDRQALPAPDQAAVASLAYEAPVGELEQAIAAIWQDLLGIERVGRHDHFFELGGHSLLAVRLVTRLRAALGVELALRDVFAQPTPATLARTVPNAAASAQGAILSVPRGEALPLSWAQQRLWFLDQLDHTASASYHIVTALRLTGLLDRTALQASLDRIVARHESLRTTFVTVGGEPWQRIAAAESSGFALAEHDLCDMDSPAQQAAIDALGATTARAPFDLARGPLIRGHLLALGEREHVLLVSQHHIISDGWSIGILVREVAALYAAFCQGEPDPLPPLPIQYADYAVWQRRWLQGEVLQTQLEFWCTHLAAAPALLELPTDLPRPAVQRYRGNRVPVQLSADLSAALRAFSQRHNVTLYMTLHAAWASLLSRLSGQHDIVIGSPVANRPRAETESLIGFFVNTLALRVDLRADPSVAALLAQVRSTTLEAYAHQDLPFEQVVEALQPERNLSYSPVFQAWLNLNNAPGAGELDLPGLTLENLDIEQRTARVDLSLSLTDMPTGLTGSLVYATDLFVHQTAQRIVAHWMTLLAAMVADDTQPVSRLPLLSPAERSQVLHGFNATQAAYPQQALIHGLFAAQAARQPDAPAVECDGQVLSYGELNRRANRLAHRLIGLGVRPDERVALCTERSVDLVVGVLGILKAGGAYVPLDPAYPAERLAYMLADSAPMAVVTQAALHAQLPMLASAAAPVLVLEDLAHDAATAAHDPVVPGLHARHLAYVIYTSGSTGQPKGVMVEHCSAVNFWQVMTRTTHRQCPANARVALNAAFSFDMSLKGLLQLLSGHCLVLIPQALRANAAALVGFLEQQRIDAVDSTPSQLEAWLAAGLLAPGARRPRSVLLGGEAIGPHLWERLRASTQVGFHNMYGPTECTVDATIEDVAASTGGPAIGKPIANARIYLLDAQGQPVPIGVAGEIHIGGVGVARGYLHRPELTAQRFLDDPFAQEAGARMYRTGDLGRWRADGTLEYLGRNDFQVKVRGFRIELGEIEARLVACAGVREAVVLAREDVPGDQRLVAYLVAEVGVELSAAALRETLAQALPEYMVPNAFVTLEALPLTPNGKLDRKALPVPGQAAVASRAYEAPVGEVEQTIATIWQELLGLEQVGRQDNFFELGGHSLLVMQLVIRIRERLQVEVPLRALFEQPTFSSLAAMVVNEQLKLFSTSDVVAVEDGLSDLSEEELLALLANGVDHER, translated from the coding sequence ATGACTGACAACGCCGCCGCGCTGGAAGCGCTGAAACAGACCATCATCCAGAACCGGATGAAGCAACGCATTGCACTGCATGCCGAAGAAAGCAGGAAGCAGGGCATTCCGCGCGCCGATCGCAGCCAGCCCTTGCCATTGTCGTGGGCACAGCAGCGACTGTGGTTCCTGGACCAGCTCGATCATGCTGCCGGCGCGGCCTATCATCTGCAGGCCGCCCTGCGCTTGATCGGACACCTCGACCAGGCGGCGCTGCGGTCGACCCTGGACCGCATCGTGGCGCGGCACGAGAGCCTGCGCACGGTGTTCGTCAGTGCCGACGGTGAGCCGCGCCAGACGATCGTCGCCGCGGACGCCGGATTTGCCCTGGTCGAGCAGGACTGGCGCGCGCTCGATCCCGTGGCGCAGCGGGCAGCGCTGGACGCATTGCTCGCCACTGAGGCGCATGCGCCCTTCGATCTGAGGAACGGGCCGCTTTATCGCGGCCACCTGCTGTCGCTGTCCGAGAACGAGCATGTTCTGCTGGTGACCCAGCACCACATCATCTCCGACGGCTGGTCGACGGCCGTGCTGATCCGCGAGGTCGGCGCCCTGTACAGCGCGTTCTGCCGGGGCGAGCCCGATCCGCTTCCGCCGCTGCCGATCCAGTACGCCGACTATGCGGCCTGGCAGCGCCAGTGGCTCAAGGGCGAGGTGCTGCAACGGCAGCTCGATTTCTGGACCGGGCACCTGCGCGGCGCGCCGGCGCTGCTGGAACTGCCGACGGATCGGCCACGGCCGGCGTCGCAGACCTACGTCGGTGACGGCATCGACCTCAGCCTGACTGCAGAACTGAGCACCGGGCTGCGTGCGCTGTCGCAGCGTCACGGCACCACCTTGTTCATGACCTTGCTGGCCGCATGGTCGATCCTGCTGGCGCGGTTGAGCGGGCAGCACGACATCGTCATCGGCAGCCCGGTGGCCAATCGCGCGCGTGCGGAGATCGAGCCGCTGGTCGGCTTCTTCGTCAACACGCTGGCGCTACGCGTGGACCTGCAGGCCGATCCCAGCGTGGCCGCGCTGCTGGCCCAGGTCAGGTCGACGACGCTGGAGGCCTACGCGCACCAGGATCTGCCGTTCGAGCAGGTGGTCGAAGCCCTGCAGCCCGAGCGCAACCTGAGCTATAGCCCGGTGTTCCAGGTGTTGCTGAGCATGAACAATGCGGTCGGCGAGGAGGCCTTGCAGCTACCGGGGCTGACCGCTAAGAAGGTCGAGATGGCGCATGGCAGCGCGCACTTCGATCTGGATCTGTCGTTCATCGATTCGGGCAAGGGCCTGACAGGCAAACTCATCTATTCCACCAGCCTGTTCGATCACGAGACGATCTGCAGGTTCAATGCCTATCTGGTAGCCATACTGAACGCCATGGTGGCCGACGATACGCAGCCGGTGAGCCGCCTGCCGCTGTTGTCGCCGGCCGAGCGTTCGCAGGTGCTGCACGGGTTCAATGCCACACAGGCGGCGTATCCGCAGCAGGCGTTGATCCACGGCCTGTTCGCGGCGCAGGCGGCGCGGCAGCCAGACGCCCCGGCCGTGGAGTGCGACGGCCAGGTGCTGAGCTACGGGGAGTTGAACCGGCGGGCCAACCGGCTCGCGCACCGCCTGATCGGCCTGGGCGTGCGCCCGGACGAGCGCGTTGCGCTGTGCACCGAGCGCAGCGTGGACCTGGTGGTCGGCGTGCTGGGCATCCTCAAGGCCGGCGGCGCCTACGTGCCACTGGACCCGGCCTATCCGGCCGAGCGCCTGGCCTACATGCTGGCCGACAGCGCGCCGATGGCGGTGGTCACCCAGGCCGCGCTGCATGCGCAACTGCCAATGCTGGCCAGCGCCGCCGCGCCCGTGCTGGTGCTTGAAGACCTGGCGCACGACGCCGCCACTGCCGCGCACGACCCGGTGGTGCCCGGCTTGCACGCCCGGCACCTGGCCTACGTGATCTATACCTCCGGTTCCACCGGCCAACCCAAGGGCGTCATGGTCGAGCACTGCTCGGCGGTGAACTTCTGGCAGGTGATGACCCGGACCACGCACCGCCAATGTCCGGCCAATGCGCGGGTGGCATTGAACGCGGCATTCTCCTTCGACATGTCGCTCAAGGGGCTGCTGCAGTTGCTGTCGGGCCACTGCCTGGTGCTGATCCCGCAGGCGCTGCGGGCCAATGCCGCGGCGCTGGTAGGATTCCTGGAGCAGCAGCGCATCGATGCGGTGGACAGCACGCCCTCGCAACTGGAGGCATGGCTGGCCGCCGGGCTGCTAGCGCCTGGGGCGCGTCGGCCGCGCAGCGTACTGTTGGGCGGCGAAGCGATCGGGCCGCACCTGTGGGAGCGGCTGCGCGCGTCCACGCAGGTGGGCTTCCACAACATGTACGGCCCCACCGAGTGCACGGTGGACGCGACGATCGAGGACGTGGCGGCCTCCACGGGCGGGCCGGCGATCGGCAAGCCGATCGCCAATGCGCGGATCTACCTGCTCGATGCGCAGGGGCAGCCGGTCCCGATCGGAGTGGCGGGGGAGATCCACATCGGCGGGGTGGGCGTGGCGCGCGGCTACCTGCACCGGCCGGAGTTGACCGCGCAGCGGTTCCTGGACGATCCGTTCGCGCAGGAGGCGGGAGCGCGGATGTACCGCACCGGCGATCTGGGCCGCTGGCGCGCCGACGGCACGCTGGAGTATCTGGGACGCAACGACTTCCAGGTGAAGGTGCGCGGGTTCCGGATCGAGCTGGGTGAGATCGAGGCGCGGCTGGTGGCATGCGCAGGCGTGCGCGAGGCAGTGGTGCTGGCGCGCGAGGACGTGCCGGGCGATCAGCGGCTGGTGGCGTACCTGGTGGCGGAGGTGGGCGTGGAGCTGTCGGCGGCGGCGCTGCGCGAGACGCTGGCGCAGGCCTTGCCGGAGTACATGGTGCCCAACGCGTTCGTGACGCTGGAGGCGCTGCCGCTCACCCCCAACGGCAAGCTGGACCGCAAGGCCTTGCCGGTTCCGGGCCAGGCGGCGGTGGCCAGCCGTGCCTACGAGGCGCCGGTGGGGGAGGTGGAGCAGACCATCGCGACGATCTGGCAGGAGTTGCTGGGCCTGGAACAGGTCGGGCGCCAGGACAACTTCTTCGAACTGGGCGGGCACTCGCTGCTGGTGATCGGCCTGATCGAGCAACTGCGTCAACGCGGGCTGAGCGCTGACGTGCGCAGCGTGTTCATGGCGCCGACGCTAGGCGCGCTGGCGGAGCAAATAGTGCTGGCGGCGTCCGCGCTGCCGCGTGCCACGGTACCGCCGAACAGGATTACCACTGCGACTGTGGCGATCACGCCCGACCTGCTGCCGCTGGCGAGCCTGACCCAGGCCGAGATCGACCGCCTGGTGGAAAGCGTGCCTGGCGGCGTTGCCAACGTCCAGGATATCTATCCGCTGGCGCCCCTGCAGGAAGGCATCCTGTTCCATCACCTGCTGGAGCACGACAACGGCGGCGACACCTACCTGCTGTGCACCATGGTGGCCTTCGACGGCCGCGCGCGGCTGGACGCATTCCTGGACGCCTTGCAGCAGGTGATCGATCGCCATGACATTCTGCGCAGCGCGGTGCACTGGGAGGAACTCGCCAAGCCGATGCAGGTGGTGCAGCGCCGCGCGGTGCTGCCGGTCCACGAGCTGACCCTGTCGGCGGACGCGCCGGCGCAGGCGCAGTTGCTGGCCCAGACCGACCCACGGCGGATGCGGTTGGATCTGCGCCAGGCGCCGATCCTGGCCGCCTACGTGGCACGCGATCCGGCGACCGGCGATTGGCTGCTGGCCCTGTTGAACCACCACATCGTCTGTGACCATATTGCCCAGGATCTGATCCTGTCGGAAATCCAGGCCGTGCTGCAGGGCCAGCAGGCGACGCTACCGGCGCCGATGCCATATCGCGATTTCATCGCAAGGGCGCTTGCGATGTCCGAGGCGGAGCACGAGGCGTATTTCCGCGCGGAGCTGGGCGATGTGGACGAACCCACTGCGCCATTCGGGGTGCTGGACGTCCAGGCGGAGAACGCAGGCGAACTGGACGAGGCACGGCAACGGTTGGACGAGACGCTGGCGCAGCGGATCCGCGAGACAGCCCGGCAGCAGGGCGTGACTCCGGCCGTCCTGTTCCACCTGGCCTGGGCACGGGTGTTGGCGCAATGCTGCGGGCGCGACGACGTGGTCTTCGGCACCGTGTTGTCGGGGCGCCTGCAGGAGACCGAAGGCGCCGAGCAGGTCGTGGGGATGTTCATCAATACCCTGCCGATCCGGTTGCCGCTGGCAGGTCTGGGCGTGGCCGAGGCGGTCCAGGACACCTATCGCCGGCTCGGGGCATTGCTGCCCCACGAGCAGACGCCGCTGGCGCTTGCCCAGCGCTGCAGCGGCGTACAGTCCCCAGCACCGCTGTTCACAAGCTTGCTCAATTACCGCCACAGCCACGAGGTCAGCGAACCCGACGAGGTTGCGGCGAAGGTATCCGCCTGGGAAGGTGTGTGGGTGGTGGACGGGTTTGCGCGCACGAATTATCCGCTGACGGTCTCGGTGGATGACCTCGGGCAGGGATTCGGCCTGGCGATCTGGTCGGTGCCGGGCATCGACAGCGCACGCGTGCTTGGCTACGTGGAGCGGGCCATCGCGGCGCTGGTGCAGGCCCTGGCCGAAGACCCGCAACGCTCGCTTACGCAACTGGGCGTGCTCTCGCCGGAAGAGCGCGAACTGGTCGTATACGACTTCAACGCGACACAGGCGGACTATCCGCACGACCAGCCGATCCACGTCCTGTTCGAGGCGCAGGCGATGCGGCAGCCGCAGGCAGTGGCCCTGGATGGTGCCGGGGAGTTGGTCAGCTACGACGCGTTGAATCGACGCGCCAACCGCGTGGCGCAACGGCTGATCGCTCTCGGGGTCAGACCCGACGATCGCATCGCGCTATGCATGGAGCGCAGCGTTGGCATGGTGGTCGCCCTGCTTGGCATTCTCAAGGCAGGTTGTGCCTACGTGCCGCTGGACCCGTCGTATCCGGCCGAACGCCTGTCCTATCTGCTGGCCGACATCGCGCCCGCGGCGATCCTGGTGCAGTCGGCATTGCGCGAACGGCTTCCTTCCACGGCCGCGCATGCCAGCGTCCTGGTGCTTGATGAAATCGAGGCCGCTCCACTGCCTGCGGCTGTCCCCGATCCGATCGTGCCGTGCCTGACGTCGCGTCACCTGGCCTATGTTCTCTACACCTCCGGTTCGACCGGGCAGCCCAAGGGGGTGATGGTCGAGCACCGTAGCGTCGTGCGGCTCGCAGTCAATGCCTCCTATGCGCCGCTCAGCCCGGACGACTGCGTCGCGCACTGCGCGAATCCGGCATTCGATGCATCCACCTGGGAGATCTGGGGCGGCTTGCTCAACGGCGCACGCCTGCTGGTCGTGGCGCAGGAGGACGTGCTCGACCCACAGGCCCTCAACCGTGTGCTGGTCGAAGGCAAGGCTTCCGCGCTGTGGATGACCGCCGGCCTGTTCAACGAGTACGTCAACGTGCTGGGCCTGGCCTTCGCCGGCTTGAAGTATCTGCTGGTCGGCGGAGACGTTCTGGACCCGCGCAGCGTGGCGCGCGTGCTCAACGGCGCACTGCCGCCGCGTCACCTCCTCAATGGCTATGGTCCCACCGAGGCGACGACCTTCGCGACGACCTTCGAGATCGCGACGTTGCCGGACGCTGCCCGGACCATTCCCATCGGCCGGCCGATCGCCAATACCCGAGTGTACGTCCTGGGGCCGCACGGAGACCCGCTGCCGGTTGGGGTCGCAGGTGAAATCCATGTCGGCGGACCAGGCGTGGCACGTGGCTATCTGAACCAGCCGGAGCTGACCGCGCAGCGCTTCCTCGCCGATCCCTTTGCAACTGATCCCGAGGCACGGATGTACCGGACCGGGGATCTCGGTCGCTGGCTGCCGGACGGCACGCTGGATTACCTGGGACGCAACGACCTGCAGGTGAAGATCCGCGGCCTGCGCATCGAGTTGGGTGAAATCGAGGCCAGGCTGGTCGCATGCGACGGCGTTGCCAAAGCCGTGGTGATCGCACGCGAGGATGCAGGCGGCGACAAGCGGTTGCTGGCCTACGTAGTGCCGCAAGTCGGTGCAGAGGTAACGGCTGCCGCGCTGCGTGCGTCGTTGTCGCGATTGCTGCCAGAGTACATGGTACCCAGCGCGTTCGTGACGCTGGAGGCGCTGCCGCTCACGCCCAACGGCAAGCTCGATCGTCAGGCACTCCCGGCGCCGGACCAGGCGGCGGTCGCCAGCCTGGCTTACGAGGCGCCGGTGGGCGAGCTGGAGCAGGCGATCGCAGCGATCTGGCAGGACCTGCTGGGAATCGAGCGGGTGGGGCGCCACGATCATTTCTTCGAGTTGGGCGGGCACTCTCTGCTGGCGGTTAGGCTGGTCACACGGCTGCGCGCCGCGCTGGGCGTGGAGCTGGCGCTGCGCGACGTGTTCGCGCAACCAACACCGGCGACGCTGGCCCGTACCGTGCCCAACGCGGCCGCGTCGGCGCAAGGTGCGATTCTGTCGGTGCCGCGGGGCGAGGCGCTGCCCTTGTCGTGGGCGCAGCAGCGGCTATGGTTCCTTGACCAGCTCGACCATACGGCGAGCGCTTCTTACCACATCGTGACGGCGCTGCGTCTGACCGGTCTGCTGGACCGGACCGCACTGCAGGCCAGTCTGGATCGCATCGTGGCGCGGCACGAAAGCCTGCGTACGACCTTCGTCACCGTCGGGGGCGAGCCGTGGCAGCGCATCGCCGCCGCTGAAAGCAGCGGCTTCGCCCTGGCCGAACATGACCTGTGCGATATGGACAGCCCTGCCCAGCAGGCGGCGATCGATGCCTTGGGCGCCACCACGGCGCGCGCGCCCTTCGATCTGGCGCGCGGCCCGCTGATCCGTGGTCACCTGCTGGCACTGGGCGAACGCGAGCATGTGTTGCTGGTCAGCCAGCATCACATCATTTCCGACGGCTGGTCGATCGGCATCCTGGTGCGCGAGGTCGCGGCGCTGTATGCCGCCTTCTGCCAGGGCGAGCCGGATCCGCTGCCGCCACTGCCGATCCAGTACGCCGACTATGCCGTCTGGCAGCGTCGGTGGTTGCAGGGCGAAGTGCTGCAGACACAGCTGGAGTTCTGGTGCACGCATCTGGCTGCAGCCCCAGCGCTGCTGGAACTGCCGACCGATCTGCCGCGTCCGGCGGTGCAACGCTATCGCGGCAACCGCGTTCCTGTCCAATTGAGCGCCGACCTCAGCGCGGCGCTGCGGGCATTCTCGCAACGGCATAACGTCACCCTGTACATGACCCTGCATGCGGCCTGGGCGTCATTGCTGTCGCGCCTGAGCGGGCAACACGACATCGTCATCGGCAGCCCGGTGGCCAACCGCCCGCGCGCGGAAACGGAGTCCTTGATCGGGTTCTTCGTCAACACGCTTGCGCTACGCGTGGACCTACGGGCCGATCCCAGCGTGGCCGCGCTGCTGGCCCAGGTCAGGTCGACGACGCTGGAGGCCTACGCGCACCAGGATCTTCCGTTCGAGCAGGTGGTCGAAGCCCTGCAGCCCGAGCGCAACCTGAGCTATAGCCCGGTGTTCCAGGCCTGGTTGAACCTCAATAACGCGCCCGGCGCTGGCGAATTGGATCTGCCGGGCCTGACTCTTGAGAACCTCGACATCGAGCAGCGGACGGCGCGCGTCGATCTGTCCCTGTCGCTGACCGACATGCCCACGGGCTTGACCGGCAGCCTGGTCTACGCCACTGACCTGTTTGTGCACCAGACCGCACAGCGGATCGTCGCTCATTGGATGACCCTGCTCGCGGCCATGGTGGCCGACGATACGCAGCCGGTGAGCCGCCTGCCGCTGTTGTCGCCGGCCGAGCGTTCGCAGGTGCTGCACGGGTTCAATGCCACACAGGCGGCGTATCCGCAGCAGGCGTTGATCCACGGCCTGTTCGCGGCGCAGGCGGCGCGGCAGCCAGACGCCCCGGCCGTGGAGTGCGACGGCCAGGTGCTGAGCTACGGGGAGTTGAACCGGCGGGCCAACCGGCTCGCGCACCGCCTGATCGGCCTGGGCGTGCGCCCGGACGAGCGCGTTGCGCTGTGCACCGAGCGCAGCGTGGACCTGGTGGTCGGCGTGCTGGGCATCCTCAAGGCCGGCGGCGCCTACGTGCCACTGGACCCGGCCTATCCGGCCGAGCGCCTGGCCTACATGCTGGCCGACAGCGCGCCGATGGCGGTGGTCACCCAGGCCGCGCTGCATGCGCAACTGCCAATGCTGGCCAGCGCCGCCGCGCCCGTGCTGGTGCTTGAAGACCTGGCGCACGACGCCGCCACTGCCGCGCACGACCCGGTGGTGCCCGGCTTGCACGCCCGGCACCTGGCCTACGTGATCTATACCTCCGGTTCCACCGGCCAACCCAAGGGCGTCATGGTCGAGCACTGCTCGGCGGTGAACTTCTGGCAGGTGATGACCCGGACCACGCACCGCCAATGTCCGGCCAATGCGCGGGTGGCATTGAACGCGGCATTCTCCTTCGACATGTCGCTCAAGGGGCTGCTGCAGTTGCTGTCGGGCCACTGCCTGGTGCTGATCCCGCAGGCGCTGCGGGCCAATGCCGCGGCGCTGGTAGGATTCCTGGAGCAGCAGCGCATCGATGCGGTGGACAGCACGCCCTCGCAACTGGAGGCATGGCTGGCCGCCGGGCTGCTAGCGCCTGGGGCGCGTCGGCCGCGCAGCGTACTGTTGGGCGGCGAAGCGATCGGGCCGCACCTGTGGGAGCGGCTGCGCGCGTCCACGCAGGTGGGCTTCCACAACATGTACGGCCCCACCGAGTGCACGGTGGACGCGACGATCGAGGACGTGGCGGCCTCCACGGGCGGGCCGGCGATCGGCAAGCCGATCGCCAATGCGCGGATCTACCTGCTCGATGCGCAGGGGCAGCCGGTCCCGATCGGAGTGGCGGGGGAGATCCACATCGGCGGGGTGGGCGTGGCGCGCGGCTACCTGCACCGGCCGGAGTTGACCGCGCAGCGGTTCCTGGACGATCCGTTCGCGCAGGAGGCGGGAGCGCGGATGTACCGCACCGGCGATCTGGGCCGCTGGCGCGCCGACGGCACGCTGGAGTATCTGGGACGCAACGACTTCCAGGTGAAGGTGCGCGGGTTCCGGATCGAGCTGGGTGAGATCGAGGCGCGGCTGGTGGCATGCGCAGGCGTGCGCGAGGCAGTGGTGCTGGCGCGCGAGGACGTGCCGGGCGATCAGCGGCTGGTGGCGTACCTGGTGGCGGAGGTGGGCGTGGAGCTGTCGGCGGCGGCGCTGCGCGAGACGCTGGCGCAGGCCTTGCCGGAGTACATGGTGCCCAACGCGTTCGTGACGCTGGAGGCGCTGCCGCTCACCCCCAACGGCAAGCTGGACCGCAAGGCCTTGCCGGTTCCGGGCCAGGCGGCGGTGGCCAGCCGTGCCTACGAGGCGCCGGTGGGGGAGGTGGAGCAGACCATCGCGACGATCTGGCAGGAGTTGCTGGGCCTGGAACAGGTCGGGCGCCAGGACAACTTCTTCGAACTGGGCGGGCACTCGCTGCTGGTGATGCAACTGGTGATCCGGATCCGCGAGCGCCTGCAGGTGGAGGTGCCACTACGCGCGCTCTTCGAGCAACCGACCTTTTCGTCGCTCGCCGCGATGGTCGTCAATGAACAGCTGAAGCTCTTCTCGACATCGGACGTCGTAGCGGTCGAGGACGGATTGAGCGATCTCTCCGAGGAAGAACTCCTCGCCCTGCTAGCCAACGGTGTCGACCATGAGCGCTGA